The Candidatus Leptovillus gracilis genome window below encodes:
- a CDS encoding ECF transporter S component, with protein sequence MDEHVQKQLALIRKKFLTPVIGAMLYASLVWLTTIFPLATAGDVNIRPGIVVPIFFGFAFGPKVGFFTGMVGNFLGDLFSGVVSFPLPEVFDNPWINFAAGTYLPWQLGNGLMGMVPGFARRRIVRFNTLKDYGTALLIAIVGIVVGMGVASILTVAVGIADAYFVFTQYFIPAVWSNIYNVILLLPVLLYNFEYLDFTAFKALRSKFIRRLLFVILGAAGLPIILLGLFLLQPDAISGNNDQGLILFKLLFTIILTMLFVIVNASMVAQRLSGAIVNLSDAAQLMETDQLSAYHIRALKETPGNDEISQLCRIFGQMAQETSMRQENMKRQIRQLHIKIDKNKTANEVASIVETDYFQQLERKVDELRVSIRL encoded by the coding sequence ATGGACGAACATGTGCAAAAGCAACTGGCTCTCATTCGCAAAAAATTCTTAACCCCTGTTATCGGGGCCATGTTATATGCTTCTCTAGTCTGGCTCACCACGATCTTCCCCCTGGCAACCGCTGGAGATGTCAATATTCGCCCTGGTATTGTTGTGCCTATTTTCTTTGGCTTTGCTTTCGGGCCGAAGGTCGGGTTTTTCACCGGCATGGTCGGTAACTTCCTGGGAGACCTGTTTTCTGGCGTCGTCTCCTTTCCGTTACCTGAGGTTTTCGATAATCCCTGGATCAATTTCGCCGCCGGAACCTACCTGCCCTGGCAGCTAGGAAACGGGCTGATGGGCATGGTCCCCGGCTTTGCCCGGCGACGGATAGTCCGCTTCAATACCTTAAAGGATTATGGAACTGCGCTGCTCATTGCTATCGTTGGCATTGTTGTCGGCATGGGGGTCGCGTCAATCTTGACCGTTGCCGTGGGCATTGCCGATGCGTATTTTGTCTTTACCCAATACTTCATCCCGGCCGTGTGGAGCAACATCTACAACGTCATCCTCTTGCTGCCTGTTCTGCTCTACAATTTTGAATATTTGGACTTCACCGCCTTCAAAGCGCTGCGCTCCAAATTCATCCGACGACTGCTGTTTGTTATTCTGGGTGCGGCCGGCTTGCCAATTATTTTGCTTGGCCTCTTTTTGCTCCAGCCTGATGCAATCAGCGGGAATAATGATCAAGGGCTAATCCTGTTTAAACTGCTTTTTACCATTATTCTGACGATGCTTTTTGTTATCGTCAATGCTAGCATGGTGGCTCAACGTTTGTCTGGCGCCATTGTCAACCTCAGCGATGCAGCCCAACTCATGGAGACCGATCAATTGTCCGCCTACCACATTCGCGCGCTCAAAGAAACACCCGGCAATGATGAAATCAGCCAGCTGTGCCGCATCTTCGGGCAAATGGCGCAAGAAACGAGTATGCGCCAGGAAAATATGAAACGACAAATCCGGCAGTTGCACATCAAAATTGATAAAAACAAAACGGCTAATGAAGTTGCCAGCATTGTGGAGACAGACTATTTTCAACAGTTAGAAAGAAAGGTGGATGAATTGCGCGTAAGCATAAGGCTTTAA
- a CDS encoding NHLP family bacteriocin export ABC transporter peptidase/permease/ATPase subunit: MTENRIERAKKAWPELKNYLLGRHRAKTPTVLQMEMVECGAAALGSILAYHGSHIPLEELRAACGVNRDGSKASNMVKAARTYGLTAKGYRQEPADLRNVPLPAIIHWNFNHFVVLEGFYKDKVYLNDPATGPRTVSAQELDEAFTGVVLTFSRGENFQPQGKKPSLTAALLPRLAGVETALTFIVLISLVLVIPGLMIPAFSQVFVDYYLVGGRTEWMVPLLGGMALTAVLRSVLTWMQQRYLLRLETRLALSNASRLTWHILRLPIEFFSQRGAGDISARIEQNDRVAELLSGELATTLLNVVLIFFYAILMFHYSVTLTLIGIGMAALNFLALRLVARHRKDVNQRLVQEHGKLLSTTFNSLSQIETIKSTGREADSFTTWSGYQAKVFNANQELGATTQIINVVPFLLTQITTVVILIVGASLILNGQMSIGILIAFQTLMSSFLTPVNQVVQLGTQLQEVDGIVRRLSDVTNYEPDPRVDLADSALLEDADHPLQKLIGQIEIRNLTFGYSRLAAPLIQNFNLSLQPGMRVALVGGSGSGKSTIARVVAGLYRPWDGQILFDGREREEFPRVVISHSLRIVDQDIFLFEGTIRDNLTMWDRQIPEETIIRATKDAHIHDEITSQAAGYDHIVEEEGRNFSGGQRQRLEIARALTSDPSILILDEATSALDPITEKLIDGNLRRRGCTCLIVAHRLSTIRDCDEIIVLNNGQVVERGTHEELWRRGGEYARLIKAETPESERLLDSILEKLYV; the protein is encoded by the coding sequence ATGACCGAAAACCGGATCGAGAGAGCAAAAAAGGCGTGGCCAGAACTGAAAAACTACCTGCTTGGGCGGCATCGCGCCAAAACGCCCACAGTGTTGCAGATGGAAATGGTCGAATGTGGCGCAGCCGCTTTGGGCAGCATCCTCGCCTATCATGGCAGCCACATCCCCCTGGAAGAGCTGCGCGCGGCTTGCGGCGTGAACCGAGATGGCAGCAAAGCCAGCAACATGGTCAAAGCGGCGCGCACTTATGGCCTGACAGCCAAAGGGTATCGGCAAGAGCCGGCCGATTTGCGTAATGTGCCCTTGCCCGCCATCATCCATTGGAACTTCAACCATTTTGTCGTCCTCGAAGGCTTTTACAAGGATAAGGTTTACCTGAACGATCCGGCGACCGGCCCGCGCACGGTGTCGGCCCAGGAGCTGGACGAAGCGTTTACCGGCGTGGTCCTGACCTTTAGCAGAGGCGAGAATTTCCAACCGCAGGGCAAAAAGCCCAGCCTGACGGCCGCTTTGCTGCCTCGGTTAGCCGGTGTGGAAACGGCCTTGACCTTCATTGTGCTGATTAGTCTGGTTCTGGTCATCCCTGGCCTGATGATCCCCGCCTTCTCCCAGGTTTTTGTGGATTATTACCTGGTGGGCGGCCGCACGGAATGGATGGTTCCTTTGTTGGGCGGAATGGCGTTAACGGCCGTGTTGCGTTCCGTCCTCACCTGGATGCAGCAGCGTTATTTACTGCGCCTGGAAACACGGCTGGCTTTATCCAATGCCAGCCGTCTCACCTGGCACATCTTGCGCCTGCCCATTGAATTCTTCAGCCAGCGCGGCGCAGGTGACATCAGCGCCCGTATCGAACAAAACGACCGCGTCGCCGAACTCCTCTCCGGCGAATTGGCGACCACCCTGCTCAACGTTGTGTTGATCTTCTTCTATGCCATCCTCATGTTCCATTACAGCGTCACACTGACTCTCATCGGCATTGGGATGGCCGCCCTCAACTTCCTGGCGCTGAGGCTGGTGGCGCGCCATCGCAAAGATGTCAACCAACGCCTGGTTCAGGAACATGGCAAGTTGCTCTCCACCACCTTCAACAGTCTGTCCCAAATCGAGACGATCAAATCAACCGGGCGCGAGGCAGATTCTTTCACCACCTGGTCTGGGTATCAAGCCAAAGTTTTCAACGCCAACCAGGAGCTAGGGGCCACCACCCAAATCATCAACGTTGTCCCCTTCTTGCTCACCCAGATCACTACTGTTGTGATTCTCATCGTTGGCGCGTCGCTGATCCTTAATGGGCAAATGAGCATCGGCATCCTGATCGCCTTTCAAACGTTGATGTCCAGCTTTTTGACGCCCGTCAACCAGGTCGTGCAGTTGGGCACGCAGTTGCAAGAAGTAGATGGCATTGTCCGCCGCCTGAGCGATGTGACCAATTACGAGCCAGACCCGCGCGTAGATTTGGCGGATAGCGCTTTGTTGGAAGATGCCGACCACCCTCTGCAAAAATTGATAGGGCAGATCGAAATCCGTAACCTGACATTTGGCTACAGCCGGCTGGCCGCCCCCTTAATTCAGAATTTCAACCTCTCTTTGCAGCCAGGGATGCGCGTGGCCCTGGTTGGCGGCAGTGGCAGTGGCAAATCTACCATTGCTCGCGTGGTGGCTGGCCTGTACCGCCCCTGGGATGGACAAATTCTCTTTGACGGCCGTGAACGCGAAGAATTTCCGCGTGTCGTGATCAGCCACTCGCTGCGCATTGTCGATCAGGACATCTTCCTCTTTGAAGGGACCATCCGCGACAATCTCACCATGTGGGATCGGCAAATACCGGAGGAGACGATCATCCGCGCCACCAAAGATGCCCATATCCATGATGAAATCACCAGCCAGGCCGCCGGGTACGATCACATTGTCGAAGAAGAAGGACGCAACTTTAGTGGCGGGCAGCGGCAGCGCCTAGAAATCGCGCGGGCGCTGACCAGCGATCCATCCATCTTGATTCTCGATGAAGCCACCAGCGCCCTCGATCCCATCACCGAGAAACTGATTGATGGCAACCTGCGTCGTCGCGGCTGCACTTGCCTGATTGTCGCCCATCGTCTGAGTACCATCCGCGACTGTGACGAGATTATTGTCTTGAACAACGGCCAGGTAGTCGAACGCGGCACACACGAAGAACTGTGGCGTCGTGGCGGGGAATATGCCCGCCTCATTAAAGCCGAAACGCCCGAATCAGAGCGGCTGCTTGACTCAATATTGGAGAAGTTGTACGTATGA
- a CDS encoding GAF domain-containing protein has product MSDQPRGLGSLIFQPQYIPSSTWLARHAAPYFRPIIFVLVTLIVAETAFKHRHAPIIVPRTLVGSLAVYSAVFIWRMRMKKSVEHRFYHPHVQFFRGQISLLGVTLIIFVLATFGVYDHMLWLLYALATLLISEHNQTTTVILTLVEVAFLYFFATYLGWGLYTGEWLRGLAFWETNNSLGEHILGIWLVTIVFHYLVRNIHGRNRAYDQQQNWLNLATEKWASVGDPQEKRRAFIKQIEELTKGKAELWLPRLRDGVLRNEEGEIADPRIPEAASQAQPVIWLRSQMLVGKTIGSCLVREGSPVNEWASAQVIIPIRRSEKPHELLGVLTISCEQEQVSEYKLRTACDELMKMLGHIRLLLINSRQHEQQQLLWTLSIKLHHKLNVTEVAKQVADDVVQEFGFDFAAVSLVDDAENLIRCVADRNTMWGRNSIYPLSPQSGSKENIQSRTVREGISRFNDGKYSQYLDGKTWHQQQLWRYVRVWVPIPDPALTSPYPALGTIEGGFERSHQETIPQDLIHLLEQYACHVGLALANAEAHQRTQELAEELKTLQSLSQKMQHAAAYYEPYQMITLIGKSAEKLLKADIVMLYTLNEDTHELDLAYQTADAIRGYGQILISMYTRVMHQLYTDRTSYFSSNARQDPLLVNLKDGRLESGVRTFTQRQNIKSFAGVPLIGKREDVVGFLCINYRRRREFHHEFQEIIKLFAAQATVALEESYSHRLSRRIAIARERSHLKAELHHSLSQNLFGLTQYVNTACRYAEAGQTDMLLVNLGKLKATADQSQESLHDMLNALEEAPDGQISFIHELGDYIARMDLLHPHVDICFEYTSGEMVPSQVQFCLMRIVHEALNNALRHSQCRMVQIVYRVDAANGVELIIRDDGIGFNVIKARQNGRYGLGTMEYYAQQVNSSLTVNSHEGEGTRIQISVLPPPAGV; this is encoded by the coding sequence ATGAGCGATCAGCCTCGCGGCCTTGGTAGCCTGATTTTCCAGCCCCAATATATTCCCAGCAGCACATGGCTCGCCCGACATGCTGCCCCCTACTTCAGGCCCATCATCTTTGTGCTTGTGACGCTTATTGTCGCGGAAACGGCCTTCAAGCATCGGCATGCGCCTATTATCGTTCCCCGCACACTGGTTGGCAGTCTGGCTGTGTACAGTGCTGTCTTTATCTGGCGCATGCGTATGAAGAAATCAGTCGAACACCGTTTTTACCATCCGCATGTCCAGTTCTTTCGAGGGCAGATTTCGCTTCTGGGTGTCACTCTGATCATCTTTGTGTTGGCAACTTTCGGGGTTTACGATCATATGCTCTGGCTTCTGTATGCATTGGCGACGCTTTTGATTAGCGAACACAATCAGACAACGACGGTCATTCTCACTCTGGTAGAAGTCGCCTTTCTGTACTTTTTTGCTACCTATCTCGGATGGGGACTCTATACGGGCGAGTGGCTGCGCGGTCTTGCGTTTTGGGAGACGAACAATAGTTTAGGAGAGCATATATTAGGTATCTGGTTGGTGACGATTGTTTTCCACTATCTGGTGCGCAACATTCATGGTCGAAACCGAGCCTATGACCAACAGCAAAATTGGTTGAATCTGGCAACAGAAAAATGGGCTTCGGTCGGCGATCCACAGGAAAAACGGCGTGCTTTTATCAAACAAATCGAGGAGCTGACCAAAGGAAAGGCGGAGCTATGGTTGCCCCGTTTACGAGACGGTGTATTGCGTAACGAAGAGGGAGAGATCGCTGATCCGCGCATTCCTGAAGCTGCGTCACAGGCACAGCCGGTTATCTGGCTTAGGTCGCAAATGTTAGTTGGGAAAACAATCGGGTCATGTCTGGTAAGAGAGGGATCGCCAGTAAACGAGTGGGCATCGGCTCAGGTTATTATCCCAATACGACGGTCTGAGAAACCACATGAACTGTTAGGTGTACTGACCATTTCGTGTGAGCAAGAGCAGGTCTCCGAGTACAAATTGAGGACGGCCTGTGATGAACTGATGAAGATGCTCGGTCATATACGTTTGCTGCTCATTAACAGCCGGCAACATGAACAGCAGCAACTTCTCTGGACGTTGTCTATCAAATTACACCACAAATTGAATGTCACGGAGGTAGCCAAACAAGTGGCAGACGATGTTGTACAGGAGTTCGGGTTTGATTTTGCGGCCGTATCATTGGTTGACGATGCTGAAAACCTTATACGTTGTGTCGCAGATCGCAATACTATGTGGGGTAGGAATTCGATCTATCCGCTTTCGCCTCAGTCAGGTTCCAAAGAAAACATTCAATCCAGGACGGTTCGAGAGGGCATCAGCCGATTCAACGACGGAAAGTACAGCCAGTATTTGGATGGCAAAACGTGGCATCAACAGCAGCTTTGGCGTTATGTGCGGGTCTGGGTTCCGATTCCGGATCCGGCGCTCACATCTCCTTATCCGGCGTTAGGCACAATTGAAGGGGGCTTTGAGCGGAGCCATCAGGAAACGATACCGCAGGACCTGATTCATCTTTTAGAGCAATACGCCTGTCATGTTGGTCTGGCGCTGGCAAACGCTGAAGCGCATCAACGCACGCAAGAGTTAGCTGAAGAATTGAAGACCTTGCAGTCGTTAAGTCAAAAGATGCAGCATGCTGCGGCGTATTACGAACCCTATCAGATGATCACCCTCATTGGGAAATCGGCCGAAAAATTGCTCAAGGCGGATATTGTGATGCTTTATACCTTAAATGAGGATACCCATGAACTCGATCTGGCTTACCAAACGGCGGATGCCATTCGTGGGTATGGGCAGATTCTCATCAGTATGTACACGCGCGTGATGCATCAGCTCTATACAGACCGTACCAGCTATTTCTCCAGTAACGCTCGGCAGGATCCTTTGCTTGTCAACTTGAAAGACGGCCGTCTTGAAAGTGGTGTGCGTACTTTCACCCAGCGACAGAATATTAAATCCTTTGCTGGAGTCCCCCTTATCGGCAAACGGGAAGATGTTGTTGGTTTCTTGTGCATCAACTACCGCCGCCGCCGTGAATTCCATCACGAATTTCAGGAGATTATCAAGCTATTTGCTGCTCAAGCAACGGTTGCCCTGGAGGAGAGCTACAGCCATCGGCTGTCGCGTCGCATAGCTATTGCCAGGGAACGAAGTCACTTGAAAGCAGAACTTCACCACTCCCTGTCACAGAATTTGTTTGGCCTGACACAGTATGTGAATACAGCCTGTAGATATGCTGAAGCAGGCCAGACAGATATGTTGCTTGTGAACCTGGGCAAACTGAAGGCGACGGCCGATCAAAGCCAGGAATCATTGCATGACATGCTAAATGCACTTGAAGAAGCGCCGGATGGTCAGATCAGTTTTATCCACGAGTTGGGTGATTACATCGCGCGGATGGATCTGCTGCATCCACACGTTGATATTTGTTTTGAATATACGTCGGGTGAAATGGTACCGAGTCAGGTGCAGTTTTGCCTAATGCGGATTGTGCATGAAGCGCTGAACAATGCTTTGCGTCATAGTCAATGTCGGATGGTTCAAATTGTTTATCGAGTGGACGCGGCTAACGGTGTGGAACTTATCATCCGGGACGACGGAATCGGTTTTAACGTCATTAAAGCCAGACAAAACGGCCGTTATGGGTTAGGCACAATGGAGTATTACGCGCAACAGGTTAACAGCTCTCTAACTGTAAATTCTCATGAGGGCGAAGGAACGCGAATTCAAATCTCGGTTTTGCCGCCACCTGCAGGAGTCTGA
- a CDS encoding HlyD family efflux transporter periplasmic adaptor subunit, which translates to MTSSIFRKVSLDRLSSPEQLDLLMQVTSPRSWLAFLALALLVATAVYWAIFGQISLQQTATAALIPTGGIKNVIVAENGQLFAWHVTAGESVAENQIVAEILPLGKNAPVPVRSLHNGRILQLNTVVGQLLRSGDSLASLQSAGADENLEAVFYLSPAAARQLRVGMPVTVEPVTTTNVDALFGVVTAVSQYPVSTQQITHLLGSEALARNLALPDNPIEVRVLLETDTAVAQLSPGLIGTLASATIQVGAQRPIELVLPLR; encoded by the coding sequence ATGACTTCTTCGATTTTTCGCAAAGTTTCCCTTGACCGTCTTTCATCCCCGGAGCAGCTTGATCTGCTCATGCAAGTGACCAGCCCCCGTAGCTGGCTCGCCTTTCTGGCGCTGGCGCTGCTGGTGGCGACGGCCGTTTATTGGGCTATCTTCGGCCAAATCTCCTTGCAACAAACGGCGACGGCCGCCTTGATCCCCACAGGAGGCATCAAAAATGTCATTGTGGCTGAAAACGGGCAGCTTTTTGCCTGGCACGTCACCGCCGGGGAAAGCGTCGCCGAAAACCAGATCGTGGCCGAGATTCTGCCCCTGGGGAAAAACGCGCCTGTGCCGGTACGCAGTTTGCACAACGGCCGTATCTTGCAGCTTAACACAGTCGTAGGCCAACTACTGCGCAGCGGCGATTCCCTGGCCAGCCTGCAATCCGCCGGGGCAGATGAGAACCTGGAAGCCGTCTTTTACCTGTCACCGGCCGCCGCCCGCCAACTCCGGGTCGGTATGCCGGTGACGGTCGAGCCTGTCACCACCACCAATGTTGACGCTTTGTTCGGTGTGGTAACGGCCGTTAGCCAATACCCCGTCTCCACGCAGCAAATAACCCACTTGCTGGGCAGCGAGGCGCTTGCCCGCAACCTGGCGCTGCCGGACAACCCGATTGAGGTGCGTGTGTTACTCGAGACGGATACGGCCGTTGCCCAACTATCACCCGGACTCATCGGCACATTGGCTTCCGCCACCATCCAGGTCGGCGCGCAGCGCCCCATTGAATTGGTGCTGCCCCTTCGTTAG
- a CDS encoding NHLP bacteriocin export ABC transporter permease/ATPase subunit encodes MKTRQLPEGGQPDDPIVEQSEEMPVEELFLLHLRYKEAQMIESGSNKPILLDDPAHCWVVYTGWADMFAVSLENGGAAGSRTHLFRVQAGQAIFGMDLRVEQRQVGLLLVGGKQTRLLRLSTERLYRLSQDHDFRQPVTTLLDNWVRQLSACLLDSLPPKDCHRLEAGPAIYIEEASNVCARRGVLWVRHDYGHSRFIGANQLPLLNGKVRWPISERAWIQTAENSQIDLVDTHTFLAQTVPWPHLADFHRHMLQNIAQWLEHTRQQELDRLRSKQVSDQSIINEALTRLAGPFMSPTAPLTAVTTEDNPLLQACQMIGQRLGMKIIAPPKKAQQNKTLSLADIVRASRVQTRQVVLKGAWWQQDNGPLLGFWEETGQPIVLMPHKQGYQLHDPGARQQQTITAEVAETMRPFAYMFYRSLPNKPVGAWELIKFGLAGDTMDLRLILFAGVSVGVLGMLIPITTAIIFDQIIPQAGRLQLFQLGFSLIIIVLAMALFQVVQNLALLRLQERMGADLEAAIWQRVLSLPVSFFRGYTSGDLGNRVLGIRRIQQILSGTVMSAMLAGIFSVFSFFLLFYYHSRLAWTATGLMAISVAVMVWAGYRQMGYYRQLVHRQGKLSGILLQAIEGIAKFRAAAAEGRVFATWAAEFSQARQLSYQARDVSNNLNVFNAGYQVVTAMAIFAVVILSGREELTIGQFLAFNTAFIQFMTAVLTLSGAFLTILNIIPMYERARPVLQAMPEVDALKEHPGELVGSIEVSHVSFRYSQDGPMILKDVSLEIKSGEFVALVGASGSGKSTLFRLLLGFEQPLSGSIYYDGRDLNNLDVREVRRQMGVILQNGKLMAGDLFTNIVGSLPLTVEDAWRAAVMAGLTEDIQKMPMGLHTIIGNGGGTLSGGQRQRLLIARAIVNRPRILFFDEATSALDNHTQAVVSRSLEDLQATRVVIAHRLSTIKGADKIFVLQNGRIVQQGTYVELMNVEGLFADLAKRQMV; translated from the coding sequence ATGAAAACGCGACAATTACCAGAGGGGGGTCAACCAGACGACCCGATAGTAGAACAATCAGAAGAGATGCCCGTGGAAGAGTTGTTCCTGCTGCATTTGCGCTATAAGGAAGCACAAATGATCGAAAGCGGCAGCAACAAGCCAATCCTCTTGGACGATCCTGCGCATTGTTGGGTTGTGTATACCGGGTGGGCCGACATGTTTGCCGTCTCATTGGAAAATGGCGGTGCAGCTGGGAGCAGAACGCATCTGTTTCGTGTGCAGGCGGGTCAGGCCATCTTCGGCATGGATTTGCGCGTGGAACAGCGCCAGGTCGGGCTGCTGTTGGTGGGAGGCAAACAGACCCGGCTGCTGCGCCTCTCGACCGAGCGGCTGTATCGCCTGTCTCAAGATCATGATTTCCGGCAGCCGGTGACTACGCTGCTCGATAACTGGGTACGACAACTCTCGGCCTGCCTTTTGGACAGCCTGCCGCCCAAAGATTGCCATCGCCTGGAGGCGGGTCCGGCAATTTACATCGAAGAGGCCAGCAATGTCTGTGCGCGGCGCGGCGTGTTGTGGGTGCGGCACGATTATGGACATTCCCGATTTATTGGCGCGAATCAACTGCCGCTGCTCAATGGCAAAGTACGCTGGCCTATTTCGGAACGCGCCTGGATTCAAACGGCCGAAAACAGCCAGATCGATCTCGTTGACACCCACACATTCCTGGCGCAAACCGTTCCCTGGCCGCATCTGGCGGATTTTCACCGTCACATGTTGCAAAATATCGCCCAATGGCTGGAACACACCCGGCAGCAGGAGCTAGATCGCCTGCGCAGCAAACAGGTGTCCGATCAATCCATCATCAACGAGGCGTTGACCCGTCTGGCTGGCCCTTTTATGTCGCCGACTGCGCCGTTAACGGCCGTGACCACTGAAGACAACCCCCTGCTGCAAGCCTGCCAGATGATTGGGCAGCGGTTGGGCATGAAGATCATTGCGCCTCCGAAAAAAGCGCAGCAAAACAAGACCCTTTCCCTGGCGGATATCGTCCGCGCTTCGCGTGTGCAGACGCGCCAGGTGGTTTTGAAGGGCGCTTGGTGGCAGCAAGATAATGGCCCATTGCTGGGGTTCTGGGAAGAAACAGGGCAGCCCATTGTCCTCATGCCCCACAAACAGGGCTACCAACTGCATGATCCCGGTGCGCGGCAGCAACAAACGATAACCGCCGAAGTCGCCGAAACCATGCGGCCGTTTGCCTACATGTTTTACCGCTCCCTACCCAACAAACCGGTGGGCGCCTGGGAACTGATCAAGTTTGGCCTGGCGGGAGACACAATGGATCTGCGCCTTATTCTGTTTGCAGGTGTAAGCGTGGGCGTATTGGGTATGCTCATCCCCATCACCACCGCCATCATTTTCGACCAGATCATCCCCCAGGCCGGCCGTTTGCAGCTCTTCCAGCTTGGCTTCTCGTTAATCATCATCGTCTTGGCTATGGCCTTGTTTCAGGTCGTGCAAAATCTGGCCCTGCTCCGGCTGCAAGAGCGCATGGGCGCTGATTTAGAAGCGGCTATCTGGCAGCGGGTTCTCAGCCTGCCCGTCTCCTTTTTCCGCGGCTATACGTCTGGCGATTTGGGCAACCGTGTTTTAGGCATTCGCCGCATCCAACAAATTCTCTCCGGCACGGTGATGAGCGCCATGTTGGCCGGTATTTTCTCGGTGTTCAGTTTCTTCTTGCTCTTTTATTACCACAGCCGCCTGGCCTGGACGGCAACCGGGTTGATGGCGATTTCGGTCGCGGTGATGGTTTGGGCCGGGTATCGCCAGATGGGGTATTACCGTCAGCTGGTTCACCGGCAGGGCAAACTGTCGGGCATTCTCTTGCAGGCGATTGAAGGGATCGCCAAGTTTCGCGCCGCTGCCGCCGAGGGGCGCGTTTTTGCCACCTGGGCGGCAGAATTCAGCCAGGCCCGGCAGCTTAGTTACCAGGCGCGTGACGTTTCTAATAATTTGAACGTGTTTAACGCCGGTTATCAAGTCGTCACGGCCATGGCGATCTTTGCCGTCGTTATTTTGTCCGGGCGAGAAGAGTTAACCATCGGTCAATTCCTGGCGTTCAACACGGCGTTTATTCAATTTATGACGGCCGTCCTCACTCTAAGTGGCGCCTTTTTGACCATCCTCAACATCATTCCCATGTACGAACGCGCGCGCCCGGTGTTGCAAGCCATGCCAGAAGTTGACGCCCTCAAAGAGCATCCAGGCGAATTGGTCGGCAGCATTGAAGTGTCCCACGTCTCTTTCCGTTACAGCCAAGATGGCCCGATGATCCTCAAGGATGTGTCGTTGGAGATCAAATCGGGCGAATTTGTGGCGTTGGTCGGCGCTTCTGGTTCGGGCAAGTCTACTCTATTTCGTCTGCTGCTGGGCTTTGAGCAGCCCTTGTCTGGCAGCATCTATTACGACGGCCGTGACCTGAACAATCTGGATGTCCGCGAAGTACGGCGGCAAATGGGGGTTATCTTGCAAAATGGCAAATTGATGGCCGGTGATCTTTTCACAAACATTGTCGGCTCCTTGCCATTGACTGTGGAAGACGCCTGGCGCGCGGCCGTCATGGCCGGGTTGACTGAAGATATTCAGAAAATGCCGATGGGCTTGCACACCATCATCGGCAATGGCGGTGGCACGTTGTCTGGCGGGCAGCGGCAGCGTCTGCTCATCGCCCGCGCTATAGTCAACCGGCCGCGCATCTTGTTCTTTGATGAGGCGACCAGCGCCCTGGACAACCACACCCAGGCTGTGGTCAGCCGCAGTCTGGAAGACCTGCAAGCGACGCGGGTGGTCATCGCCCACCGACTTAGCACCATCAAGGGGGCGGACAAGATTTTTGTGTTGCAAAACGGCCGTATTGTCCAACAAGGAACCTACGTCGAACTGATGAATGTGGAAGGACTATTTGCCGATCTGGCAAAACGGCAAATGGTTTAA
- a CDS encoding response regulator transcription factor — MKTDMVRQIRSRESQGWPIVVVIVDDHPIAADGLKSYLETTSDIRVAAICHTAVDALEVVAAIQPDVVLLDVRLDGSRINGLEVAQQLRRKFTHQQLKILLVSAYCSAQYVFDAVAADVDGYILKSSKDAEIIEAVYAVMQGIGVWDRNVKKVLNGYNSIHDIEHDAHVRDALNSYHSLTPREKEVLALIAANYQNDAIAANLYIVSGTVKQHVNSILRKLALKDRRQLQVWYRLNRDKLIG, encoded by the coding sequence ATGAAGACAGATATGGTAAGACAGATACGCAGCAGAGAGTCACAAGGGTGGCCTATTGTTGTCGTCATTGTGGATGATCATCCCATTGCGGCCGATGGGCTTAAAAGCTACCTGGAAACAACATCAGATATTCGTGTCGCCGCCATTTGCCACACCGCGGTTGATGCCCTAGAGGTTGTGGCGGCAATACAACCAGATGTCGTTCTTTTGGACGTACGGCTGGATGGGTCTCGCATAAATGGGCTGGAAGTTGCGCAGCAGCTGCGGCGGAAGTTTACCCACCAGCAATTGAAGATCTTATTGGTATCTGCTTATTGTTCGGCGCAGTATGTTTTTGACGCAGTAGCAGCGGATGTAGACGGCTACATTCTTAAGTCATCAAAAGACGCCGAGATTATCGAAGCGGTATATGCGGTGATGCAGGGAATTGGCGTTTGGGACAGGAATGTGAAGAAAGTCTTGAATGGCTATAACTCGATCCATGACATAGAGCATGATGCACATGTGCGCGATGCTCTGAATAGCTATCACAGCCTGACGCCACGAGAGAAAGAGGTTTTGGCACTCATCGCGGCTAATTACCAGAATGACGCGATTGCGGCTAATTTGTATATTGTGTCTGGCACTGTTAAGCAGCACGTGAATAGTATTCTGCGCAAACTGGCGCTAAAAGATAGGCGACAGCTGCAGGTATGGTACCGTCTGAACAGAGATAAACTGATAGGATAA